A genomic window from Solanum dulcamara chromosome 11, daSolDulc1.2, whole genome shotgun sequence includes:
- the LOC129875245 gene encoding U-box domain-containing protein 7 gives MPTSSNFYLTYIKLRFFTKVKRFLQIKAKSFQPSDHQPRNDSEILIVIEEKKGIMGKEGDKDNGWMILQKSVKKLHFGSWNEKEVAVEEIKKLAKEDLKRRKFMAELGVIPPLVAMVAGPDQAVLRRQRLAVQALTELANGSFTNKALIVEAGILSKLPQKTDNLDGNTRQEFAELILSISLLANTQFNMDSSRIIPFVVSILDSSNSSVETKCTCLGTLYNISSVLENSASLETNGTMTTLLRLSSLKEVSEKALATLGNLVVTLMGKKAMEESPMVPESLMEIMTWEEKPKCQELSVYILMILAHQSSIQREKMSKAGIVPVLLELALLGSSLAQKRALKLLQWFKDERQSKMGPHSGPQVGRMPIDSSPMSPRAIDESKKLMKKIVKQSLYKNMETITSRANGGSDSSRLKSLVVSSSSKSLPY, from the exons ATGCCTACtagtagtaatttttatttgacTTACATAAAGCTAAGGTTCTTCACTAAAGTCAAGCGGTTCCTTCAGATTAAGGCAAAATCATTTCAACCGTCTGATCATCAGCCAAGAAACGATTCAGagattttgattgtgattgaaGAAAAAAAGGGTATAATGGGAAAAGAGGGTGATAAAGATAATGGGTGGATGATTTTGCAAAAATCAGTGAAGAAACTTCACTTTGGGAGCTGGAATGAAAAAGAGGTGGCCGTCGAAGAGATTAAAAAGTTGGCTAAAGAGGATTTGAAGAGGCGGAAATTCATGGCGGAGCTCGGCGTTATTCCGCCGCTTGTAGCCATGGTTGCTGGTCCTGATCAGGCGGTGTTACGGCGGCAGAGATTGGCGGTGCAAGCACTGACCGAACTTGCCAATGGTTCTTTCAC TAACAAGGCACTGATAGTAGAAGCAGGAATCTTAtcaaaattacctcaaaaaaCAGACAACTTAGATGGAAACACAAGGCAAGAATTTGCAGAATTGATCTTGTCTATATCATTATTAGCCAACACACAATTCAATATGGATTCTTCAAGAATTATTCCATTTGTAGTCAGCATTCttgattcatcaaattcaagtgTTGAGACTAAATGTACATGTCTAGGCACATTGTACAACATATCTTCTGTGTTGGAAAATTCCGCCAGTTTGGAGACTAATGGAACAATGACTACTCTGTTGAGGTTGTCTTCATTGAAGGAAGTATCAGAGAAAGCACTAGCCACATTGGGGAATCTTGTGGTTACCCTAATGGGAAAGAAGGCGATGGAGGAAAGCCCAATGGTGCCCGAGAGCTTAATGGAGATAATGACATGGGAAGAGAAGCCAAAATGTCAAGAGTTATCGGTGTACATTTTGATGATTTTGGCTCACCAAAGTTCAATTCAAAGGGAGAAAATGTCCAAGGCTGGTATTGTACCAGTACTTCTTGAATTGGCATTGTTGGGTAGTTCTTTGGCTCAAAAAAGAGCATTGAAATTGTTACAATGGTTTAAGGATGAGAGGCAAAGCAAAATGGGGCCTCATTCAGGGCCACAGGTAGGAAGGATGCCTATTGATTCATCACCAATGAGTCCAAGAGCTATTGATGAAAGCAAGAAACTGATGAAGAAAATTGTGAAACAAAGCCTTTATAAGAATATGGAAACAATTACTAGTAGAGCCAATGGGGGTAGTGATTCTTCAAGGCTCAAGTCCTTAGTTGTTAGCTCAAGTTCTAAGAGTTTGCCTTACTAA
- the LOC129875218 gene encoding uncharacterized protein LOC129875218: protein MFVMDFTSRGRAWIDKIGEKFESLCCEVDARSQEQFNFVESQFQIAGANLKQFCIEVILEVLPASLSGAEEETSNLSSEQNREEQNPASELSNISVQDDNKDELSCSNLSSLKLAVETMEGVYVDSSLQPQADKAMKMSVEDWEKVLCFTGKSSAVVASTEETLKRTLACEGDKGVEVPAKSSIIASSVECLEFDPFMQEGKTIDFTDHDPNTSNVPSLTCSIYSTESQESASPDFDEINSNAALPAVSNGASVDHLVNEPAIDSVPEVEFDGNCVLVDKDDFSSDSEFHGADISHKKNMPRLKVKPGKQRNKNATKCEDLSVELEQSNAECKTKSCPNDKLELSQEGFCESDWEII, encoded by the exons ATGTTCGTAATGGATTTTACAAGTAGAGGCAGAGCCTGGATTGACAAAATTGGCGAAAAGTTTGAAAGTCTGTGTTGTGAAGTTGATGCTAGATCTCAG GAACAATTTAATTTTGTTGAAAGTCAATTCCAGATAGCGGGTGCAAATCTGAAACAATTTTGTATAGAGGTTATTCTAGAAGTACTCCCTGCATCTTTGTCAGGTGCCGAGGAGGAGACCAGTAATTTATCTTCAGAACAAAATAGAGAAGAACAGAATCCAGCTTCTGAGCTGTCAAACATCAGTGTGCAAGACGATAATAAGGATGAACTTTCCTGTTCAAACTTGTCTTCCCTGAAGCTCGCTGTGGAAACCATGGAAGGAGTGTATGTTGATTCATCACTTCAGCCACAAGCAGATAAGGCAATGAAGATGTCTGTTGAGGATTGGGAAAAGGTACTCTGTTTTACTGGTAAAAGTTCAGCAGTAGTTGCTTCTACTGAGGAAACTTTAAAAAGGACATTAGCTTGTGAGGGTGATAAAGGAGTTGAAGTTCCTGCCAAATCTTCGATAATTGCATCATCAGTTGAATGCCTAGAATTTGATCCTTTTATGCAAGAGGGGAAAACTATAGATTTCACAGATCATGATCCTAACACTTCGAATGTTCCATCATTAACTTGTTCAATTTACTCTACTGAGTCACAAGAAAGTGCTTCTCCCGATTTTGATGAAATAAATTCTAATGCAGCACTTCCAGCAGTATCAAATG GAGCGTCTGTGGATCATCTTGTAAATGAACCAGCCATTGACTCGGTTCCTGAAGTGGAGTTTGATGGAAACTGTGTTCTGGTGGATAAGGATGATTTTTCTTCAGACTCTGAATTCCATGGAGCTGATATCTCTCACAAG AAAAATATGCCAAGGCTAAAGGTAAAACCAGGAAAACAGAGAAACAAGAACGCGACCAAATGTGAGGATCTCAGTGTGGAATTAGAGCAATCAAATGCAGAGTGCAAGACAAAATCTTGTCCAAATGACAAGTTGGAATTGTCACAAGAAGGCTTTTGTGAATCAGATTGGGAGATCATCTAA